In the Moritella sp. F3 genome, one interval contains:
- the ribA gene encoding GTP cyclohydrolase II gives MSIKFIASSKLPTPFGTFTMHGFEDSETGKEHVALTYGELTSDEVILGRIHSECLTGDALFSLRCDCGFQLETAMKNITEAGSGFILYLRQEGRGIGLLNKIRAYNLQDAGANTVEANEQLGFAADLRNYAMCEPMLAHLGVNKVKLMTNNPKKLAAMEEYGVNVVAREPLQVGKNMHNEHYLKTKADELGHMMTEKHFKED, from the coding sequence GTGTCTATTAAATTTATCGCATCTTCAAAACTACCTACACCTTTTGGTACTTTCACCATGCACGGCTTCGAAGACTCAGAAACAGGTAAAGAGCATGTTGCGCTTACCTATGGTGAGTTAACGAGCGATGAAGTCATTCTAGGACGTATCCATTCTGAATGTTTAACCGGTGACGCACTGTTTAGTTTACGTTGTGATTGTGGTTTCCAACTTGAAACGGCAATGAAAAATATTACTGAAGCAGGCTCAGGTTTTATTCTTTACCTACGTCAAGAAGGCCGTGGTATTGGTCTGTTAAACAAGATCCGTGCGTATAATTTACAAGATGCAGGCGCCAATACAGTTGAAGCGAATGAACAGTTAGGCTTTGCTGCTGATTTACGTAATTATGCAATGTGCGAACCTATGCTTGCTCATCTTGGTGTTAACAAAGTGAAGTTAATGACCAATAACCCAAAAAAATTAGCGGCGATGGAAGAATACGGCGTGAATGTCGTGGCACGTGAGCCATTACAAGTGGGTAAAAATATGCATAACGAGCATTATTTAAAAACCAAAGCAGACGAGCTTGGCCATATGATGACTGAAAAGCATTTCAAAGAAGATTAA
- a CDS encoding super-infection exclusion protein B → MHELKQYIQNYKQINIATTWLLLAATLVLLLPTTALSVSGLEQWVTQYRGYISIIVISAIAYFIALFLVQAGQSVIDKKSDNETMFKINTMVKVMNTSEQAVIREFIFQKKDIISLPLEMAAVANLVENCILVPALNSQEIIGTGSKIKLCINIKARPLLDHKALGFPEGKMTELQAKALKSARPAFAKEFYVRH, encoded by the coding sequence ATGCACGAACTTAAACAGTATATTCAAAATTACAAACAGATAAACATTGCCACCACGTGGTTACTGCTTGCTGCGACATTGGTATTACTATTGCCAACCACTGCACTGTCGGTATCAGGTTTAGAACAATGGGTTACCCAATACCGTGGTTATATTTCGATTATCGTGATTTCTGCGATTGCTTATTTTATTGCCTTATTTCTCGTTCAAGCTGGACAATCAGTGATCGATAAAAAATCAGACAACGAAACCATGTTTAAGATAAACACCATGGTCAAGGTAATGAACACGTCAGAACAAGCGGTCATCCGTGAATTTATTTTCCAAAAGAAAGACATTATTTCTCTGCCATTAGAAATGGCTGCAGTCGCGAATTTAGTCGAAAACTGCATTTTAGTTCCAGCATTAAACAGCCAGGAAATTATTGGTACTGGCAGCAAAATTAAATTATGTATCAATATTAAAGCACGGCCATTACTGGATCATAAAGCCCTTGGTTTCCCAGAAGGGAAAATGACAGAGCTACAAGCAAAAGCATTGAAATCAGCACGACCAGCATTTGCCAAAGAGTTTTACGTTCGTCACTAA
- a CDS encoding bifunctional precorrin-2 dehydrogenase/sirohydrochlorin ferrochelatase has product MQYLPIFMDVNNKNVLVVGGGEVASRKVDLLLSAGAKVTVLSPRLNDTLQRYCGHDSNSDGAKIMAIIDGYSSHYLDDFTGGYAMVWVTTDNTVLNKQVWQDCCERNLLVNVADQQELCEFITPSIIDRSPLQIAISSGGTAPVLIRYLREKLEALLPETLGLLGAFSGEQRDRVKQQFNSVTERRRFWERFFSSKAVSLATDKAQLQQEFDLQLATPQGDVAGDIYLIQLPDETDLLRLRALRLMQQADVILYVDGGHDSMAEFIELCRRDAERYPTLSADFAAQAQMRQQQGERVCLLINDSTQFEMLHESLNAVSVVA; this is encoded by the coding sequence ATGCAGTATTTGCCAATTTTTATGGATGTAAATAATAAAAACGTACTGGTCGTTGGTGGCGGTGAAGTCGCAAGTCGAAAAGTTGACTTACTATTGAGTGCTGGCGCCAAGGTCACGGTTTTATCACCACGCTTAAATGACACCCTGCAGCGTTATTGTGGTCATGACAGTAATAGTGACGGTGCCAAAATCATGGCTATCATCGATGGTTACAGCAGTCATTACCTTGACGACTTTACTGGTGGTTATGCGATGGTGTGGGTAACAACCGATAACACCGTGCTGAATAAGCAAGTATGGCAAGATTGCTGCGAACGTAACTTATTAGTTAACGTGGCCGATCAACAAGAGTTATGTGAATTTATCACGCCTTCTATTATCGACCGCTCTCCGTTGCAAATCGCGATCTCTAGTGGTGGCACTGCGCCAGTATTGATCCGTTATTTACGTGAAAAACTCGAAGCTTTATTACCAGAAACGCTGGGATTACTTGGCGCATTCTCTGGTGAGCAACGTGATCGTGTGAAACAACAATTTAATAGTGTGACTGAGCGCCGCCGTTTCTGGGAACGCTTCTTTAGCTCTAAAGCAGTATCACTCGCCACTGATAAAGCGCAATTACAGCAAGAATTTGACCTGCAATTAGCAACCCCACAGGGTGATGTTGCTGGTGATATTTATTTAATTCAGCTACCAGATGAAACGGATCTATTACGTTTACGTGCGCTGCGTTTGATGCAACAAGCAGATGTGATTTTATATGTGGACGGCGGTCATGACAGCATGGCTGAGTTTATTGAATTATGCCGTCGTGATGCCGAACGCTATCCGACATTAAGTGCTGATTTTGCTGCACAAGCGCAAATGCGCCAGCAGCAAGGTGAACGTGTGTGTTTGTTGATAAATGATAGCACGCAGTTTGAGATGCTTCATGAGTCGCTAAACGCGGTGAGTGTTGTCGCCTAA
- a CDS encoding lysine exporter LysO family protein, protein MYSGFLIVIVPLVLGYFVALTQQKHIHWVNSATSKMVYVILFFMGISLSHLDNFAQNIQNIGLYSFTVLACVSGANLLALWGLDKRLSKTVEGDGETLSKWHLILESVQLIFVIAAGFIAGLFVSAELIDIDAITEGALVLLLLLIGCQLRNSGMKLREILLNSWGIKIALVMMTSSWVGGLLAAFLLDIPLSNGLALASGFGWYSLSGILITDGLSPVFGGAAFIIDLGRELVAILIIPSLIRLHPSTAIGYAGATAMDFTLPMIQKSGGNGYVPLAIVSGFILSLASPLFISLFLAL, encoded by the coding sequence ATGTATTCTGGATTTTTGATTGTCATCGTGCCCCTCGTATTGGGCTATTTTGTTGCGCTAACGCAGCAGAAACATATTCATTGGGTTAACTCTGCCACCAGTAAAATGGTGTACGTGATCTTATTTTTTATGGGCATTAGTTTGTCGCATTTGGATAACTTTGCGCAAAATATTCAGAACATAGGTTTATACAGTTTTACTGTGTTGGCTTGTGTATCTGGTGCTAATTTATTGGCTTTGTGGGGACTAGACAAACGCTTATCGAAAACAGTGGAAGGTGATGGTGAGACACTAAGTAAATGGCACCTTATTTTAGAATCGGTACAGCTAATTTTTGTCATTGCAGCAGGTTTTATTGCCGGTTTGTTTGTGTCTGCAGAACTGATTGATATTGATGCCATCACCGAAGGTGCTTTGGTATTGTTATTGCTGTTAATTGGTTGTCAGTTGCGTAATAGTGGCATGAAATTAAGAGAAATATTACTCAATAGCTGGGGCATTAAGATCGCGTTAGTGATGATGACGAGTTCTTGGGTTGGCGGTTTATTAGCGGCATTTTTATTGGATATACCATTAAGTAATGGTTTGGCGTTAGCATCTGGTTTTGGTTGGTATTCATTATCTGGTATTTTGATCACCGATGGTTTATCGCCGGTATTTGGTGGCGCGGCATTTATTATCGATTTGGGTCGTGAGCTGGTGGCTATTTTAATTATTCCATCTCTGATCCGCTTACACCCATCAACTGCGATTGGTTATGCTGGAGCGACGGCAATGGACTTTACGCTGCCGATGATCCAAAAGTCTGGTGGTAATGGTTATGTACCTTTGGCTATTGTCAGTGGCTTTATATTAAGCCTAGCGTCACCCTTATTTATTAGTTTGTTCTTAGCGCTTTAA
- a CDS encoding phosphoribulokinase, producing the protein MSAKHPIIAVTGSSGAGTSTTSLAFAHMFRQENIKASFIEGDSFHRYTRPEMDVAIRKAREQGRHISYFGPEANDFELLENFFQDYGRDGSGKYRRYLHTFDEAVPYNLMPGTFTPWQEIDAGTDILFYEGLHGGVATKDNDVAKHVDLLIGMVPIVNLEWIQKLVRDTEDRGHSREAVTDSIVRSMDDYINFITPQFSRTHINFQRVPLVDTSNPFSATTIPTLDESLVVIRFQSVKNVDFPYLLTMIDGSFISGINTLVVPGGKMALAMELICAPLIRQLLVEGKIS; encoded by the coding sequence ATGTCAGCAAAACATCCTATTATTGCTGTGACAGGTTCATCAGGCGCCGGTACTTCTACCACTAGCTTGGCCTTTGCTCACATGTTCCGTCAAGAAAACATCAAAGCCTCTTTTATTGAAGGTGACAGTTTTCATCGCTACACCCGTCCTGAAATGGATGTTGCGATACGTAAAGCCCGTGAACAAGGCCGACACATTAGTTATTTTGGCCCCGAAGCTAATGATTTTGAGTTACTCGAAAACTTCTTTCAAGACTACGGGCGTGATGGCAGTGGTAAATACCGTCGCTACCTGCATACCTTTGATGAAGCCGTGCCGTATAATTTAATGCCAGGTACATTTACCCCGTGGCAAGAAATTGATGCTGGTACTGATATCTTATTCTATGAAGGTCTACACGGCGGTGTAGCAACCAAAGATAACGACGTGGCGAAACACGTTGATCTACTGATCGGCATGGTGCCGATTGTTAACTTAGAATGGATCCAAAAGTTAGTCCGCGATACTGAAGACCGTGGCCACTCTCGTGAAGCCGTCACAGATTCTATTGTCCGTTCGATGGATGACTACATTAATTTCATTACTCCGCAGTTTTCACGCACGCACATTAACTTCCAGCGTGTACCGTTAGTAGATACCTCTAATCCATTTAGTGCGACGACGATCCCAACGCTAGATGAAAGTTTGGTGGTGATCCGTTTTCAAAGCGTGAAGAATGTCGATTTCCCCTATTTACTGACCATGATTGATGGTTCGTTTATTTCTGGTATCAATACCCTCGTTGTTCCGGGTGGGAAAATGGCGCTAGCGATGGAGCTTATCTGCGCCCCGCTGATCCGCCAGTTATTAGTCGAAGGTAAGATTAGCTAA
- a CDS encoding YheU family protein, translating to MIIPYKQLDKDTLNTLIEHFVLREGTDYGTLEMSMSEKVCQVTKQLETGDVVIVYSELHDSVNILPKSEVLKNPQ from the coding sequence ATGATCATTCCCTATAAGCAATTAGATAAAGATACACTAAATACCCTTATAGAACACTTCGTGTTACGAGAAGGTACTGATTATGGCACCCTCGAGATGTCGATGTCAGAAAAAGTTTGTCAGGTGACCAAGCAACTTGAAACAGGCGATGTGGTCATCGTTTACTCTGAATTACATGACAGCGTTAACATCTTGCCAAAGAGCGAAGTTCTTAAAAACCCACAATAA
- a CDS encoding DUF3450 domain-containing protein produces MNYSAIWSIGLLAGALMMPAQATSELDNIISSKQQSQTQAQRTQNNIAELDEKTSETVAEYRGLLRENAVLTAYTNQLEKQVAQQLKLLTSLENNMASVRETRMELTPLMQQMVQVLTLFVQQDIPFLWQERQLRLAELNRLLDNPNITIADKYRRILEAYQIETEYGDTIETWQAQLPLSDADRTVQLIRVGRVALYYLTPDQHTAGYWDNSTRTWLTLPESWLPKVKQAYAVADNKTVPTLLALPLLEASLNTDIEIPLQGAL; encoded by the coding sequence ATGAACTATTCAGCAATTTGGTCAATCGGGTTACTTGCAGGGGCATTAATGATGCCAGCTCAAGCAACCAGCGAGCTTGATAATATAATCAGCAGCAAGCAACAATCACAGACACAAGCACAGCGTACGCAAAATAACATTGCTGAATTAGATGAAAAAACCAGTGAAACCGTCGCTGAATATCGCGGTTTATTACGTGAAAATGCAGTGCTCACGGCTTATACCAATCAGCTTGAAAAACAAGTCGCGCAGCAGCTGAAACTATTAACCAGTTTAGAAAATAACATGGCGAGCGTACGTGAAACGCGGATGGAATTGACGCCATTAATGCAGCAGATGGTACAAGTACTTACCCTGTTTGTGCAACAAGATATTCCCTTCTTATGGCAAGAACGTCAATTACGTTTAGCCGAACTTAATCGCTTATTAGACAACCCTAATATTACGATTGCCGATAAATACCGCCGCATTTTAGAAGCTTATCAAATCGAAACCGAATACGGCGATACCATCGAAACATGGCAAGCGCAATTGCCGTTAAGTGATGCCGACAGAACCGTGCAACTTATTCGTGTTGGCCGTGTTGCTTTGTATTATCTTACGCCCGATCAGCATACTGCTGGGTATTGGGATAACAGCACTCGTACTTGGTTAACCTTACCTGAATCCTGGTTACCGAAAGTGAAACAAGCTTATGCCGTTGCAGATAATAAAACGGTACCTACCTTACTGGCGTTGCCCTTGTTAGAAGCATCACTCAATACGGATATAGAAATACCACTGCAGGGGGCACTATAA
- a CDS encoding MotA/TolQ/ExbB proton channel family protein, with protein sequence MARLLTALTTFSLRFSAYVFLVFTLLMLDVNATPLDELLKQVKQSNVAETQIDNAALTRFKANLTTQKANLAEQTQRNQALQQKMAQLQDAIASNNKQILAKRKLANSEKSDLDKVFSEFRGASQDLRGQLNKSPLSATLSGRSTQLSPYSEANYEPDLAAIKNLWLLFTEQMVASSKVTTAEISVTMADGRKETLAVTQIAGFTAFTAQGPLLYQPASESYQLLPSNSADISARIAGFSQVQDGFVSTLIDPSAGGLLQRATEERVWWQIFSDAGIIGFIIVAVGVIGMVIGLFRLWVLSGEAKKIKAQKQNLDKLTDNSLGRIIGVSDRHENSNADELARFLDEAILAELPECHKGLGSLAVLATIAPLLGLLGTVAGMIETFQAITAYGNSDPQVLSSGISQALLTTKFGLIAAVPLMLLHSLLTSKSDSIVHVIEHQSAGLLAQRQQRLNLCVNESQTAQVVIHHQQTAGNS encoded by the coding sequence ATGGCTCGACTTCTCACAGCCTTAACGACTTTCTCGCTGCGTTTTAGTGCTTATGTTTTTCTTGTTTTTACTTTGCTGATGTTAGATGTTAACGCAACGCCATTAGATGAACTGTTAAAACAAGTTAAACAAAGTAATGTGGCAGAAACGCAAATAGATAACGCCGCATTAACGCGTTTCAAAGCGAACTTAACAACACAAAAAGCAAACTTAGCCGAGCAAACGCAGCGTAATCAAGCCTTACAGCAAAAAATGGCGCAGTTACAAGATGCGATTGCGAGTAACAACAAACAGATCTTAGCTAAGCGTAAACTCGCCAATAGTGAGAAATCAGATTTGGATAAAGTGTTCAGTGAGTTTCGCGGTGCTAGCCAAGATCTACGCGGGCAATTAAATAAAAGCCCATTAAGTGCGACACTATCAGGACGTTCAACGCAATTATCTCCTTATAGCGAAGCCAATTATGAACCAGATTTAGCGGCGATTAAAAATTTATGGCTACTGTTTACCGAGCAAATGGTAGCAAGCAGTAAAGTCACGACCGCTGAGATATCTGTCACAATGGCGGATGGCCGTAAAGAAACATTAGCCGTGACCCAAATTGCTGGGTTTACAGCATTTACCGCGCAAGGACCATTGCTGTATCAACCCGCGAGTGAAAGTTATCAATTATTACCGTCAAACTCGGCGGATATCAGCGCACGTATTGCTGGGTTTTCGCAAGTACAAGATGGCTTTGTTAGTACGTTAATAGATCCTTCTGCTGGAGGTTTACTGCAACGTGCGACAGAAGAGCGCGTGTGGTGGCAGATATTTTCTGATGCCGGTATTATCGGTTTCATTATTGTCGCCGTTGGCGTTATCGGTATGGTTATCGGTTTATTCCGTTTATGGGTGCTATCTGGTGAAGCCAAGAAAATTAAAGCGCAAAAGCAGAATTTAGATAAACTAACTGATAATTCATTGGGTCGTATTATTGGTGTTTCTGACCGCCACGAGAATAGCAACGCAGATGAATTAGCCCGTTTTCTTGATGAAGCCATTTTGGCTGAATTACCAGAATGTCATAAAGGCTTAGGATCGTTAGCTGTATTGGCAACGATTGCACCGTTATTAGGGCTGCTAGGCACCGTAGCGGGGATGATTGAAACTTTTCAAGCTATCACGGCTTATGGCAATAGTGACCCTCAAGTATTATCGAGTGGTATTTCACAAGCCTTGTTAACTACTAAATTTGGTTTGATTGCGGCCGTGCCATTAATGTTATTGCACAGTTTACTCACCAGTAAAAGTGACAGTATTGTCCATGTGATTGAGCATCAAAGTGCAGGTTTATTAGCGCAGCGTCAACAACGTCTTAATTTATGTGTTAATGAATCACAGACTGCACAAGTCGTAATTCATCACCAACAAACAGCTGGTAATTCATAA
- a CDS encoding MotA/TolQ/ExbB proton channel family protein — MSAFIEFLHDASLIFWVIMLLSVVMWWTIARCYLQYVFQYPGLSKHYQAEWREWQGQSHLLAVAVRDGFISELQSQLTRKLIFIKTLTGVLPLLGLLGTVDGMIDNFSVLSDSLGVSELFSSGIAQALLTTLAGLVTGLSGLFFCHSLNKRANLLTLDLAQKLVVKGI, encoded by the coding sequence ATGTCGGCGTTTATTGAATTTCTTCATGATGCATCGCTGATATTTTGGGTCATTATGCTGCTGTCGGTGGTGATGTGGTGGACGATAGCCCGTTGTTATTTACAGTATGTTTTTCAATATCCAGGACTCTCTAAGCATTACCAAGCAGAGTGGAGAGAATGGCAAGGTCAATCACACTTATTAGCAGTGGCGGTGCGTGATGGTTTTATTTCCGAATTACAAAGCCAGCTTACGCGCAAACTTATATTTATTAAAACCTTAACTGGGGTATTACCGCTATTAGGGTTACTTGGTACAGTTGATGGCATGATTGATAATTTCTCGGTATTGTCTGACAGCCTTGGGGTATCTGAGCTATTTAGCAGTGGTATTGCCCAAGCGTTATTAACCACCTTAGCGGGGTTAGTAACGGGTTTATCGGGGTTGTTTTTTTGTCATAGTTTGAACAAACGAGCGAACTTGTTGACCTTGGACTTGGCGCAAAAATTAGTTGTGAAAGGGATTTAA
- a CDS encoding biopolymer transporter ExbD has product MRTRFSRNNSDALTVDLTPMIDMVFILLIFFLVTASFNKMNAIDIKRPDGATNDMQGAVSLVVSIDAENGVWVEGEPVDIRKLRSRVKTLSGGDHTSVMLNADRSVDTGRLIEVLDQVRLAGVDNVAVATARQ; this is encoded by the coding sequence ATGAGAACTCGATTTAGTCGAAACAACAGTGACGCGCTCACTGTCGATTTAACACCTATGATTGATATGGTGTTTATTTTACTTATCTTCTTTTTAGTTACCGCATCGTTTAACAAGATGAATGCGATTGATATTAAACGCCCCGATGGCGCGACCAATGATATGCAAGGCGCGGTGAGTTTAGTCGTGTCTATTGATGCCGAAAATGGCGTGTGGGTTGAAGGCGAGCCTGTTGATATTCGTAAATTACGTAGTCGAGTGAAAACATTAAGTGGTGGCGATCATACCTCGGTGATGTTGAATGCTGATCGCAGTGTCGATACTGGTCGTTTAATTGAAGTACTAGATCAAGTCAGATTAGCTGGGGTGGACAATGTTGCAGTCGCAACAGCGAGGCAGTAG
- a CDS encoding energy transducer TonB encodes MLQSQQRGSRGHWLLAFGLAVVVNISLAGLIYSLTVGSNNPPVQEPIAIDFRQFTDSSVEEQEISPELEVIPEPKPQQEMATLPQAVQPSFDAPDINLNSSITLPALSVPTFDVSPQLVDVTSHIQPQADVIPVAVANVEQAVIGEPEIGFAKVLRKTNPQYPYKAKRLKIEGYVLLHILINDEGRSEEINIIEESPRGYFGKVSRKSVRRWQFEKAPAGTEVWKKWRMVFELN; translated from the coding sequence ATGTTGCAGTCGCAACAGCGAGGCAGTAGGGGCCACTGGCTACTAGCGTTTGGGCTAGCAGTCGTTGTGAATATCAGTTTAGCGGGATTAATTTATTCGTTAACGGTTGGCAGCAATAATCCCCCTGTACAAGAGCCTATTGCGATCGACTTTCGTCAATTTACTGATTCAAGTGTTGAAGAGCAGGAAATTAGCCCTGAGCTAGAAGTGATCCCCGAACCAAAACCACAGCAAGAAATGGCGACACTGCCACAAGCGGTGCAACCAAGTTTTGATGCACCTGATATTAATTTAAACAGCAGTATTACTTTGCCAGCGTTATCGGTACCGACTTTTGATGTATCGCCGCAATTGGTTGATGTGACTAGCCATATTCAACCGCAAGCTGACGTGATACCTGTTGCAGTCGCGAATGTCGAGCAAGCCGTGATTGGCGAGCCTGAAATCGGCTTTGCTAAAGTATTACGTAAAACTAACCCGCAATACCCGTATAAAGCCAAACGGCTGAAAATTGAAGGTTATGTGCTGTTACATATCTTGATTAATGATGAAGGCCGCAGTGAAGAGATCAACATCATCGAAGAAAGCCCCCGTGGTTATTTCGGTAAAGTGTCGCGTAAATCAGTGCGCCGCTGGCAGTTTGAAAAAGCGCCTGCAGGTACTGAAGTATGGAAAAAATGGAGAATGGTCTTTGAACTTAATTAG
- a CDS encoding lipopolysaccharide assembly protein LapB, whose product MNLIRMKQLRSSLFLSLQSSLFSGQLLLSASILTLMLLSLPSAQAQVPPSVYSRYVTLTTAFTKMSTQDDKQNKAKAESNKILTNDIAEFYQQQLEHSAERQLLASNLHLQVLLSKGSYTESYQVVSRLLSLPLELEQQLTFQQLAAQLAASANKTPNTKSWALVTQHLNAWFSLVDKLDDKQREIYKITKDQQASNAALLAQGYYLQDKLTAALAPSKRAYKLAPKKESYLQLLLALLQRLEHTKQLNKNLQIAVVDFPQSKDYWERLAYSYLSLEQNKAALSTLAITRNQGLLTAQGYRVLASLYLQQQQPRLAADVYIEGADKKLLPLDLAYFKGLSDAWLMARERSKALDVLAQAKRAGIKLAKHDQQQAQLLYLEARWSEAESAYVDLLQDVDIKTTDEKTLLTTDKWRFLLAVSQIEQGKKVQAKDNLLLLQTKQYQGYSEGWLEQL is encoded by the coding sequence TTGAACTTAATTAGAATGAAGCAGCTTAGATCGTCGCTATTTTTATCATTACAGTCATCACTTTTTTCGGGGCAGCTGCTACTATCAGCATCAATTTTAACATTGATGCTATTGTCGTTACCATCAGCACAAGCGCAAGTACCACCGTCTGTTTATAGTCGTTATGTTACCTTAACCACAGCGTTCACGAAGATGTCTACGCAGGACGATAAGCAAAATAAAGCCAAGGCTGAATCGAATAAAATTTTAACTAATGATATTGCTGAATTTTATCAGCAGCAACTTGAGCATTCGGCTGAACGCCAATTGCTGGCCAGTAATTTACACCTACAAGTGTTGTTGAGTAAGGGAAGTTATACGGAGAGCTATCAGGTCGTCTCTCGACTGCTCAGTTTACCGTTAGAACTTGAACAGCAACTAACATTCCAACAGTTAGCAGCGCAGCTAGCTGCAAGCGCGAATAAAACCCCCAATACAAAATCGTGGGCACTCGTCACTCAACATCTTAATGCGTGGTTTTCGCTGGTGGACAAGCTTGATGATAAACAACGTGAAATTTACAAGATCACCAAGGATCAACAAGCCAGTAATGCTGCGCTATTAGCGCAAGGGTATTATTTACAAGACAAGCTAACCGCTGCTTTAGCGCCGTCAAAACGTGCTTATAAGCTAGCGCCGAAAAAAGAATCTTACCTGCAATTACTCCTGGCATTATTGCAGCGTCTAGAACACACAAAACAGCTCAATAAAAACCTGCAAATAGCCGTAGTCGATTTTCCTCAATCAAAAGACTATTGGGAACGTTTGGCGTATAGCTACCTTAGTCTAGAGCAGAATAAAGCGGCGTTATCGACATTGGCGATCACCCGTAATCAAGGCCTGCTTACCGCACAAGGTTATCGGGTATTAGCCTCGCTATATCTCCAGCAGCAACAACCGAGATTAGCGGCTGATGTGTATATTGAAGGCGCGGATAAAAAATTATTACCGCTCGATTTAGCTTATTTTAAAGGTTTGAGTGATGCGTGGTTAATGGCGCGTGAACGCAGCAAAGCGCTGGATGTGTTAGCCCAAGCTAAACGCGCTGGCATTAAATTAGCTAAGCACGATCAACAGCAAGCGCAGTTATTGTATTTAGAAGCTCGCTGGTCCGAAGCTGAATCAGCATATGTTGATTTGCTGCAAGATGTGGATATTAAAACTACGGATGAAAAGACGCTATTAACAACCGATAAATGGCGTTTTTTATTAGCAGTTAGTCAAATTGAACAAGGTAAGAAAGTCCAAGCGAAAGATAATTTACTGCTACTGCAGACTAAGCAATATCAAGGTTACAGTGAAGGGTGGTTAGAGCAGCTTTAG
- a CDS encoding nuclear transport factor 2 family protein yields MNLSNIVQRGWEFVGKGDFDALILDYTDDMTFVMPGQEDILRGRRTFRKALNNLGGLLPPGFEITELRQIETGNEVVSIVEWKSDKVAASQLSVLFQFEGDKIYEERWFVDTEQWKNLF; encoded by the coding sequence ATGAATTTATCGAACATAGTACAGCGTGGTTGGGAGTTTGTAGGTAAAGGTGACTTTGATGCTTTAATTCTTGATTACACAGATGATATGACATTTGTGATGCCTGGGCAGGAAGATATTCTCAGAGGACGACGGACATTTCGTAAGGCGCTAAATAATCTAGGCGGTTTGTTGCCACCGGGTTTTGAAATCACTGAATTGCGTCAGATTGAAACGGGTAATGAAGTTGTCTCAATTGTGGAGTGGAAATCCGATAAAGTTGCAGCGTCACAATTATCTGTTTTGTTCCAATTTGAAGGTGACAAAATTTATGAGGAACGCTGGTTTGTTGATACCGAACAATGGAAAAATTTGTTTTGA